One stretch of Zhihengliuella flava DNA includes these proteins:
- a CDS encoding arsenate-mycothiol transferase ArsC: MSHDRPAVLFVCSKNGGKSQMAAGLMRREAGDAVDVSSAGTAPGSAINGLSAEVLLDLGVDIRAETPRQLTEEAMRAAGLVVILGTEAQVDPVDGVVIERWETDEPSLRGIGGRERMELVRDDIHARVQNLKERLLG; this comes from the coding sequence ATGAGCCACGACCGTCCCGCCGTCCTCTTTGTCTGTTCGAAGAACGGCGGCAAGTCCCAGATGGCCGCCGGATTGATGCGGCGTGAGGCCGGGGACGCCGTCGACGTCAGCAGTGCGGGAACCGCGCCGGGTTCGGCGATCAACGGCCTCTCGGCCGAGGTGCTCCTGGACCTGGGCGTCGATATTCGCGCTGAGACCCCGCGGCAGCTGACCGAGGAGGCGATGCGCGCGGCAGGGCTCGTGGTCATTCTGGGCACCGAGGCGCAGGTGGACCCGGTCGACGGCGTCGTGATCGAACGGTGGGAAACTGACGAGCCCAGCCTGCGCGGGATCGGCGGCCGTGAGCGGATGGAACTGGTCCGCGATGACATCCATGCCCGCGTGCAGAACCTGAAGGAGCGGTTGCTCGGTTAG
- a CDS encoding amidohydrolase has product MTCDPTRPLDASTVEQLLGVYRHLHAHPELSMQEHATADFIAAELDSFGVENFRCGGTGVVGILREGEGPVVAFRADTDGLPIAEDTGLEYASTATGTLPDGTEVPVMHGCGHDTHVTALLTAARLLDADRSAWSGTVVLIFQPGEETAAGARAMVDDGLWDRAPRPAVVLGQHVMPQRAGTISISHGTAMAMADALRVVVRGRQSHGSQPQQSIDPIVLGAAMVTRLQTIVSRELDPMSPAVVTVGTFHAGLKENIIPDQAEFTLNIRTLTPEVRAQVLAAVERIVQAEATASGAEPPLIEALYDFPENYNQPAAAERVTTALEHALGGENVRRSGPLMGSEDFGHLGAAIGVPTVYWMFGGFEGETDLPINHSPFFGPVPEPTLTTATRAAVASLLAWVGRESR; this is encoded by the coding sequence ATGACTTGTGATCCCACTCGCCCCCTCGACGCCAGCACGGTGGAGCAGCTGCTGGGCGTGTACCGGCATCTGCACGCACACCCCGAGCTGAGCATGCAGGAGCACGCCACCGCCGATTTCATCGCGGCAGAACTCGATTCCTTTGGCGTGGAGAACTTCCGCTGCGGAGGCACCGGCGTCGTCGGCATCCTCCGCGAAGGCGAGGGCCCCGTGGTGGCCTTCCGCGCCGATACAGACGGCCTCCCGATTGCCGAGGACACCGGGCTGGAGTACGCCTCCACGGCCACCGGCACGCTGCCCGACGGCACCGAGGTCCCCGTCATGCATGGGTGCGGCCACGACACTCACGTGACCGCTCTGCTCACCGCCGCGCGCTTGCTCGACGCCGACCGCAGCGCGTGGTCCGGCACCGTGGTCCTGATCTTCCAGCCCGGTGAAGAGACGGCCGCGGGGGCCCGAGCCATGGTCGACGACGGCCTCTGGGACCGGGCGCCCCGGCCCGCCGTCGTCCTCGGCCAGCACGTCATGCCGCAGCGCGCGGGAACCATCAGCATCAGCCACGGCACCGCGATGGCCATGGCGGACGCCCTCCGCGTCGTGGTGCGCGGGCGGCAGTCCCACGGTTCACAACCGCAGCAATCGATCGACCCGATCGTGCTGGGCGCGGCCATGGTGACCCGCCTGCAAACGATCGTCTCCCGCGAGCTGGACCCGATGAGCCCGGCCGTCGTCACCGTCGGCACATTCCACGCTGGCCTGAAGGAGAACATCATTCCCGATCAGGCCGAATTCACCCTCAACATCCGCACGCTCACACCCGAGGTGCGCGCCCAGGTGCTGGCGGCGGTCGAGCGAATCGTGCAGGCCGAGGCCACGGCCTCCGGCGCCGAGCCTCCGCTCATCGAAGCGTTGTACGACTTCCCGGAGAACTATAATCAGCCGGCTGCGGCGGAGCGCGTGACGACCGCGCTGGAGCACGCCCTCGGCGGCGAGAACGTGCGCCGCAGCGGCCCGCTCATGGGGTCGGAGGACTTCGGCCATCTCGGGGCGGCGATCGGCGTGCCGACGGTCTACTGGATGTTCGGTGGTTTCGAGGGGGAGACGGACCTGCCCATCAACCACTCGCCCTTCTTCGGCCCCGTCCCGGAGCCGACGCTGACGACGGCGACACGCGCCGCCGTCGCGAGCCTGCTGGCTTGGGTCGGCCGCGAGTCCCGGTGA
- a CDS encoding DUF5058 family protein: protein MSSTFAAAAANGASTDIGAVANSPILWVFALGVFAVIFVQTLIYMKAARTAGSTVGLERKDLNRALRSGAISSIGPSLAVVLVAIALLALFGTPAVLVRIGLIGSVQTEVASATIASAALGADLGGPDYTQQVFAVALIAMSLSGGAWMLATLILTPLMKRGGNKLSEVNPAVMALIPGAALLGAFSTLVVSELPKSALGALTILVSTIVMAALLLLAKKLNAGWLKEWALGIAISVALVFAYFAHTATTA, encoded by the coding sequence ATGAGCAGCACTTTTGCGGCCGCCGCCGCCAACGGTGCGTCCACGGACATCGGCGCCGTGGCGAACTCGCCCATCCTCTGGGTCTTCGCCCTCGGCGTCTTCGCCGTGATCTTCGTTCAGACGCTGATCTACATGAAGGCCGCCCGCACTGCAGGGTCAACGGTGGGCCTGGAGCGGAAGGACCTCAACCGGGCCCTGCGCTCCGGGGCCATTTCCTCGATCGGCCCGTCCCTCGCGGTCGTCCTCGTCGCGATCGCCTTGTTGGCCCTGTTCGGCACGCCCGCGGTCCTGGTGCGTATCGGCCTCATCGGATCCGTTCAAACGGAGGTCGCCTCCGCAACGATCGCCTCCGCCGCTCTCGGCGCGGACCTCGGCGGGCCCGACTACACGCAACAGGTCTTCGCGGTCGCCTTGATCGCCATGAGCCTCAGCGGCGGGGCGTGGATGCTCGCGACGCTGATCCTCACCCCGCTGATGAAACGCGGCGGGAACAAGCTCTCGGAGGTCAACCCCGCCGTGATGGCGTTGATTCCCGGAGCGGCGCTTTTGGGCGCCTTTTCCACGCTGGTGGTTTCAGAACTGCCCAAATCCGCGCTCGGCGCCCTGACCATCCTCGTTTCCACGATCGTCATGGCCGCCTTGCTCCTGCTCGCCAAGAAGCTCAATGCGGGCTGGCTCAAGGAGTGGGCGCTGGGAATCGCCATTAGCGTGGCCCTGGTCTTCGCCTACTTCGCCCACACGGCCACCACTGCGTGA
- a CDS encoding amidase: MMTDLLEQSATELTALLAAGEVSSRELTQAQLDRIAAVNPSLNAIVTVDEEGAMERAHAADQALTRGGPTGPLHGLPMTHKDTHLVAGMRSTNGSPALADHMPGRDDVIVARLRAAGVVATGKSNVPEFGAGSHTFNEVFGTTVNPYAPTRSAGGSSGGLAAALAARIQPLGEGSDMGGSVRIPASFCNVFGFRPSVGVIPMPSDRNAWAWLGRVGPMARSVEDLELFMRATAGPAPELQLQAPLDAAAFGGPAPEDLRGVRIGVSYDFGLGVPVEAPMLEALDRTIATFEALGATVEQASPDLGEADRVFGNTRAFDFANSLGSLVDSRPELVKPEVIWNVEKGWALSAREIMETTAAATRLQAKVRTYFASYDYFLSPGAQVLPFDATLRYPQQVAGVESQTYLDWMRSACLISATGLPTVAMPAGFSASGLPTGVQLTGYHYRDPQLLRVARCYEEATGYARRAPEGLGQGRVVETAPALAGAHHHGEVE, from the coding sequence ATGATGACCGATCTGCTCGAACAGTCCGCGACCGAACTGACGGCACTGCTGGCTGCCGGCGAGGTGTCCTCGCGCGAACTCACGCAGGCACAGCTGGACCGCATCGCGGCGGTCAACCCGTCCCTCAACGCAATCGTCACCGTGGATGAGGAGGGGGCCATGGAGCGGGCCCATGCGGCGGACCAGGCGCTGACGCGCGGTGGCCCGACCGGTCCGCTGCACGGCCTGCCGATGACGCACAAGGACACCCACCTCGTCGCGGGCATGCGGTCGACGAACGGCTCTCCCGCGCTCGCCGATCACATGCCGGGGCGCGACGACGTCATCGTGGCCCGGCTGCGCGCGGCCGGCGTCGTCGCGACCGGCAAGTCCAACGTGCCCGAGTTCGGCGCCGGCTCCCACACATTCAACGAGGTCTTCGGCACTACGGTTAATCCGTATGCGCCCACGCGCAGCGCGGGTGGCTCCAGCGGGGGGCTGGCCGCGGCCCTGGCCGCGCGGATTCAGCCGCTCGGCGAGGGCAGTGACATGGGCGGTTCGGTGCGGATTCCAGCCTCTTTTTGCAACGTTTTCGGGTTTCGCCCCTCCGTGGGCGTGATCCCGATGCCGAGCGACCGCAACGCGTGGGCGTGGTTGGGGCGCGTGGGGCCGATGGCCCGGTCGGTGGAAGACCTGGAACTCTTCATGCGGGCCACGGCGGGCCCGGCTCCCGAGCTCCAGTTGCAGGCTCCGTTGGACGCTGCGGCCTTCGGTGGGCCGGCGCCGGAAGACCTGCGAGGGGTACGCATTGGCGTGAGCTACGACTTCGGGCTGGGAGTTCCCGTGGAGGCGCCCATGCTGGAGGCGTTGGACCGGACCATCGCGACCTTCGAGGCGCTCGGTGCCACCGTGGAGCAGGCCTCCCCCGATCTGGGCGAGGCGGACCGGGTCTTCGGCAATACCCGGGCCTTCGATTTTGCCAACAGCCTAGGGAGCCTCGTGGATTCGCGCCCCGAGCTCGTCAAGCCAGAGGTGATCTGGAACGTGGAAAAGGGGTGGGCACTGAGCGCCCGCGAGATCATGGAGACCACGGCGGCCGCCACGCGGTTGCAGGCCAAGGTGCGGACCTACTTCGCCTCGTACGACTACTTCCTGAGCCCCGGCGCTCAGGTTCTGCCGTTTGATGCCACGCTGCGCTATCCCCAGCAGGTGGCCGGCGTCGAGTCCCAGACTTATCTGGACTGGATGCGTTCCGCGTGCCTCATCTCGGCGACCGGACTGCCGACGGTCGCGATGCCCGCCGGTTTTAGCGCCTCGGGGCTCCCCACCGGCGTGCAACTGACGGGCTATCACTACCGAGACCCGCAGCTGTTGCGCGTGGCCCGGTGCTATGAGGAGGCGACGGGCTACGCGCGGCGTGCGCCGGAGGGCCTAGGCCAGGGCCGTGTCGTTGAGACGGCCCCCGCGCTTGCGGGCGCGCATCACCATGGTGAGGTCGAATGA
- a CDS encoding Lrp/AsnC family transcriptional regulator has translation MDVLDELERRITAALQLNPRASWRTVAQVLNENERTIARRGSELLAGGRIAAVGIRSRAASLLVRTQCAPGSTPVTTEALAARADTSFAYMVTGSTDVVAEIVTSRDRLAHLVSIELATTPGIAHAETLPILKYFRTIRSWRIGALTRDEADQLIGSRPPQADGTLTEPNLSAQDQDIVDCLISNARMSYEEISRRAGVSETTARRRVEWLLRSDSVHLRLLVEPAAVGLPVEALVWLRIAPDKIDRIGESLRRDERVRYAAALAGSSQIVVDVTLATSSELYEFVTQSEWASGVDSFDLTMVMRARKRGGRLNDTALA, from the coding sequence ATGGACGTTCTCGACGAGTTAGAGCGGCGGATCACCGCCGCTCTGCAGCTCAATCCGCGCGCGTCATGGCGCACGGTCGCGCAGGTTCTGAACGAAAACGAGAGGACGATCGCCCGCCGGGGCTCCGAGTTGCTAGCGGGAGGGCGGATCGCCGCCGTCGGGATTCGCTCCCGCGCCGCGTCGCTTCTGGTGCGCACGCAGTGCGCTCCCGGATCCACTCCGGTGACCACCGAAGCCCTCGCGGCCCGGGCCGACACCAGCTTTGCCTACATGGTGACGGGCTCCACGGACGTGGTCGCCGAAATCGTCACCAGCCGGGATCGGCTCGCCCATCTGGTCTCCATCGAGCTCGCCACCACGCCAGGGATTGCGCACGCGGAAACGCTGCCGATCCTGAAGTATTTCCGCACCATACGCTCCTGGCGGATCGGCGCACTGACCCGGGACGAAGCCGACCAGCTGATCGGCTCCCGGCCGCCCCAAGCCGACGGCACGCTGACTGAACCGAACCTCTCAGCGCAGGATCAGGACATCGTCGATTGCCTCATCAGCAACGCCCGCATGAGCTACGAGGAAATTTCCCGTCGCGCGGGCGTCTCCGAAACCACGGCCCGGCGCCGCGTCGAGTGGCTCCTCCGCAGCGACAGCGTGCACCTGCGCCTCTTGGTGGAGCCCGCGGCCGTGGGGCTGCCCGTGGAAGCCCTCGTCTGGTTGCGCATCGCGCCGGACAAGATCGATCGGATCGGCGAATCCCTCCGCCGCGATGAGCGGGTGCGCTACGCGGCCGCCCTGGCGGGGAGTTCGCAAATCGTCGTCGATGTCACGCTGGCGACGAGCTCTGAGCTCTACGAGTTTGTCACGCAGTCCGAGTGGGCCTCCGGCGTCGACTCATTCGACCTCACCATGGTGATGCGCGCCCGCAAGCGCGGGGGCCGTCTCAACGACACGGCCCTGGCCTAG
- a CDS encoding HhH-GPD family protein, whose amino-acid sequence MRQLHHAITDWFAQNGRDLPWRHPEASAWSVMVSEFMLQQTPVVRVLPVWEEWMQRWPTPADLAAEPAGEALRAWGRLGYPRRALRLHAAATRIVEEHDGAVPRTPDELLALPGVGTYTAAAVACFAFNQPEVVVDTNIRRVHARLFTGRALPEPSYTAAEARLAADLMPDDDALACRWNAAVMELGALVCTARSPKCDACPVAASCAWIAAGQPAPHYTPKGQPWAGTDRQVRGAFMAALRDAEAPVPREALLRADVVQSTGAPEEQRLRCLGSLLADGLAHEGPTGVSLPH is encoded by the coding sequence ATCCGCCAGCTTCACCACGCGATCACCGACTGGTTCGCCCAGAACGGTCGCGATCTGCCATGGCGTCACCCCGAGGCCAGCGCGTGGAGCGTCATGGTGAGCGAATTTATGCTGCAGCAAACCCCGGTGGTGCGCGTCCTGCCCGTGTGGGAGGAGTGGATGCAGCGCTGGCCCACCCCTGCCGATCTGGCCGCAGAACCCGCCGGCGAGGCGTTGCGCGCCTGGGGCCGGCTCGGCTATCCGCGCCGCGCGCTGCGCCTGCACGCCGCGGCCACGCGCATCGTCGAGGAACACGACGGCGCCGTGCCACGCACCCCCGACGAGCTATTGGCCCTACCCGGCGTCGGAACGTACACCGCCGCCGCGGTCGCCTGCTTCGCGTTCAACCAGCCCGAGGTCGTGGTCGACACCAACATCCGCCGCGTCCACGCCCGGCTCTTCACTGGCCGCGCCTTGCCTGAGCCGAGCTACACCGCCGCCGAGGCACGGCTCGCCGCGGATCTCATGCCCGACGACGACGCGCTCGCCTGCCGCTGGAACGCCGCGGTCATGGAGCTGGGCGCGTTGGTCTGCACCGCGCGATCACCGAAATGCGACGCCTGTCCGGTAGCCGCATCGTGCGCGTGGATCGCCGCCGGCCAGCCGGCCCCGCACTACACCCCCAAGGGTCAGCCGTGGGCGGGGACTGACCGCCAAGTGCGCGGGGCGTTCATGGCCGCGCTCCGGGACGCCGAGGCGCCGGTGCCACGAGAGGCCCTCCTGCGGGCCGACGTCGTGCAGTCCACCGGGGCGCCGGAGGAGCAGCGCCTCCGGTGCCTAGGATCTCTGCTGGCCGACGGGCTCGCCCACGAGGGACCCACAGGCGTCTCCCTGCCCCACTGA
- a CDS encoding ArsR/SmtB family transcription factor has translation MAADLFKALADPTRRAILDELVDRDGQTLFEICTRLVTQHQLDLSRQGVSAHLAVLEEADLVRTRRSGRYKFHDLNTQPLESLATRWLRPPHSGGTS, from the coding sequence ATGGCCGCAGATCTCTTCAAAGCGCTCGCGGATCCCACGCGCCGGGCGATTCTCGATGAACTGGTGGACCGCGACGGGCAGACGCTCTTTGAAATCTGCACCCGGCTGGTCACGCAGCATCAGCTGGACCTGTCGCGGCAAGGCGTCAGCGCGCACCTCGCGGTGTTGGAAGAGGCGGATCTGGTTCGCACTCGGCGGAGTGGCCGCTATAAGTTTCACGATCTCAATACCCAGCCCCTCGAGTCGCTGGCCACGCGCTGGCTGCGGCCCCCTCATTCCGGAGGTACATCATGA
- a CDS encoding VOC family protein, which produces MRVHVLSVFVADQAAALEFYTGKLGFVLRHDIPLGADRWLTVVAPDQPEGPEVLLEPNRHPAAQQYQEALAEDGIPAVSFAVDDVAAEHARLTELGVDFTQAPVEMGPTTTAVFDDTCGNLVQLVQMNEAA; this is translated from the coding sequence ATGAGAGTTCACGTTCTGAGCGTTTTTGTTGCGGATCAAGCCGCCGCTTTGGAGTTTTACACGGGAAAGCTCGGCTTCGTTCTGCGCCACGACATCCCGTTGGGTGCGGACCGGTGGCTCACCGTCGTCGCCCCCGATCAGCCGGAGGGGCCGGAGGTGTTGCTGGAGCCGAACCGGCACCCGGCTGCGCAGCAGTATCAGGAGGCGCTGGCGGAAGACGGTATCCCTGCGGTCTCTTTTGCGGTGGACGACGTCGCCGCCGAACATGCGCGCCTGACGGAACTCGGTGTGGATTTCACGCAGGCCCCCGTGGAGATGGGCCCGACGACGACGGCGGTGTTCGACGATACGTGCGGCAACCTGGTGCAGCTGGTCCAGATGAACGAGGCCGCCTAG
- the disA gene encoding DNA integrity scanning diadenylate cyclase DisA: MTKSPEDALRSTLARVAPGTALRDGLERILRGRTGGLMVLGFDKTVDSICSGGFDINIDFSPTRLRELAKMDGAIVTDKDSGRILRAAVQLVPDPTIATQESGTRHRTAERVAVQTGFPVISVSQSMQTIAIYVQGLRHVLEGSQPVLAKANQALATLERYRARLDQVTGQLSSLEIEGIVTVRDVAVVLQRQEMVRRIRTEIDQYVLELGSDGRLLSLQLDELAAGLGPGSDVLLQDYSQRGTTPDALESTLSELRGLDSAELIDLTRISGILGCASHPDTLETTLIPKGYRLLAGVKALPRAVAARLVENFDDLQQLMAADIADLMHVDGIGEQRAKTVRENLSRVAETSLLEQFS, from the coding sequence ATGACGAAGAGTCCAGAGGACGCCCTCCGCTCCACCCTGGCCCGGGTGGCCCCCGGCACTGCGCTGCGCGATGGCCTCGAGCGCATTTTGCGCGGGCGCACCGGTGGCCTCATGGTGCTGGGGTTCGACAAAACGGTCGATTCCATCTGCTCCGGCGGGTTCGACATCAACATTGACTTCTCCCCCACCCGCCTGCGCGAACTCGCCAAAATGGACGGAGCCATCGTCACGGACAAAGACTCCGGCCGCATCCTCCGCGCCGCCGTCCAGCTCGTCCCGGACCCCACTATTGCCACGCAGGAATCCGGCACCCGCCACCGCACCGCAGAACGCGTTGCCGTCCAAACCGGCTTCCCCGTCATCTCGGTTTCCCAGTCCATGCAGACCATCGCCATCTACGTTCAGGGCCTGCGCCATGTTCTCGAAGGCTCCCAACCCGTCCTCGCCAAGGCCAACCAAGCGCTCGCCACGCTAGAGCGCTACCGAGCCCGGTTGGACCAAGTCACCGGCCAGCTCTCCTCCCTCGAAATCGAGGGAATCGTCACCGTCCGGGACGTCGCCGTGGTCCTCCAACGCCAAGAAATGGTGCGCCGCATCAGAACGGAGATCGATCAGTACGTCTTGGAACTCGGCAGCGACGGCCGGCTGCTGTCCCTACAGCTCGATGAGCTCGCCGCCGGGCTCGGCCCCGGCAGTGACGTTTTACTCCAGGACTACTCACAACGAGGCACGACGCCGGACGCACTCGAATCCACGTTGAGTGAATTGCGCGGGCTCGACTCCGCCGAGCTGATCGACCTCACCCGCATTTCCGGCATCCTCGGCTGCGCGTCCCACCCGGACACCCTAGAAACCACGCTGATCCCCAAGGGGTACCGGCTGCTGGCCGGCGTTAAAGCACTGCCCCGCGCGGTCGCGGCCCGCCTCGTCGAAAACTTCGACGACCTGCAACAACTCATGGCCGCAGACATCGCGGACCTCATGCACGTCGACGGCATCGGCGAGCAACGCGCCAAAACCGTCCGGGAGAACCTGTCCCGCGTCGCCGAAACCAGCCTGCTGGAGCAGTTCTCCTAG
- the radA gene encoding DNA repair protein RadA, which translates to MATKSTSRSKAPGYKCASCGWTTVKWVGRCAECQEWGTVAEIGQVSARTQAVSVANPAPAIGDVDASTAEFRPTFVGELDRVLGGGLVPGAVILLAGEPGVGKSTLLLDVASRAAVSNNKVLYVTGEESAAQVKRRAERIGALADTLHLTAESDLATALGHVEALDPDVLIVDSVQTLSSSEVDGAAGGVTQVREVAASLISAAKKRDMTTIMVGHVTKDGSIAGPRLLEHLVDVVCQFDGERHSRLRLLRAIKNRYGPTDEVGCFDLTENGIEGLSDPSGLFVAGSIDQVPGTCVTVSVEGRRPLLAEIQALLAKNLSGQARRSVTGLDSSRMSMILAVLQARIGMDVSQMDSYLATVGGVKLTEPAVDLASAVAMASSYLDRPVSRRLVVFGEVGLAGEVRRVPDIARRLNEAERLGFTHAIVPKTTEALSGVPEGINYREVTTLADALTMLFPAADS; encoded by the coding sequence ATGGCCACCAAATCGACATCGCGCAGCAAGGCTCCCGGTTATAAGTGCGCGTCCTGCGGCTGGACCACTGTGAAGTGGGTCGGGCGCTGCGCCGAGTGCCAAGAATGGGGCACCGTCGCAGAAATCGGGCAGGTCTCCGCAAGGACTCAAGCGGTCAGCGTTGCCAACCCCGCCCCGGCCATCGGCGATGTTGACGCCTCCACCGCCGAATTCCGGCCCACCTTTGTGGGGGAACTGGACCGCGTGCTCGGCGGCGGTCTAGTCCCGGGTGCCGTGATTCTGTTGGCGGGCGAGCCCGGAGTCGGCAAATCCACCCTGCTACTCGACGTCGCGTCCCGCGCCGCCGTGAGCAACAACAAGGTTCTGTACGTGACGGGCGAGGAATCTGCCGCGCAGGTCAAGCGCCGCGCTGAGCGCATCGGAGCGCTAGCGGACACGCTGCACCTCACCGCCGAATCGGACCTCGCCACGGCACTGGGCCACGTGGAAGCCCTCGATCCCGACGTGCTGATCGTCGACTCCGTGCAGACACTGTCATCGTCAGAGGTCGACGGCGCTGCCGGCGGAGTGACGCAGGTGCGGGAAGTAGCAGCATCCCTGATCAGCGCCGCGAAGAAGCGGGACATGACCACCATCATGGTCGGTCACGTCACCAAAGACGGCTCGATCGCGGGGCCACGCCTGTTAGAGCACCTCGTGGATGTGGTCTGCCAATTCGACGGCGAACGCCATTCGAGGCTGCGCCTGCTGCGGGCCATCAAGAATCGCTACGGCCCCACCGATGAAGTGGGGTGCTTTGATCTGACGGAAAACGGAATCGAAGGCCTCAGCGATCCCAGTGGACTGTTCGTCGCCGGCAGCATCGACCAAGTCCCCGGCACCTGCGTGACCGTTTCCGTCGAAGGGCGTCGGCCACTGCTCGCCGAGATCCAGGCGCTGCTCGCGAAGAACCTCTCCGGGCAAGCCCGGCGCTCGGTCACGGGACTCGATTCGTCCCGCATGTCCATGATCTTGGCCGTCCTGCAGGCCCGCATCGGCATGGACGTGTCCCAAATGGACTCCTACCTCGCCACGGTCGGCGGCGTGAAGCTCACCGAGCCCGCCGTCGACCTCGCCTCGGCCGTGGCGATGGCGAGTTCTTACTTGGACCGGCCCGTCTCCCGGAGGCTCGTGGTGTTTGGCGAGGTCGGCCTCGCGGGAGAGGTTCGCCGCGTACCGGACATCGCCCGCCGCCTCAACGAGGCCGAACGCCTCGGCTTCACCCACGCCATTGTGCCGAAAACCACCGAAGCGCTCAGTGGCGTTCCCGAGGGCATCAACTACCGCGAAGTCACCACGCTCGCCGACGCCCTCACCATGCTGTTCCCCGCAGCAGACTCCTAG
- a CDS encoding DUF6318 family protein produces the protein MQSSPSKRGTLAALGMAALLALSACGGEGTTPEPSSSGASPSASQTTESPSSSEPQEATPEHPARNLTPPEMPEEAKEFTEEGFAAFIEYWFEAQNYGIATGDGSYVEDVSHEECRGCNSALVVIDEVAQGGGEAWIVGGTMRATDVVSKLHGDESQMQRAYLTWRQINGDAYNVDGLMEGGRDVITDAVEPFIFEAYYADGGWTATRIEARES, from the coding sequence ATGCAGAGTTCACCGAGCAAGCGCGGCACGCTGGCCGCGCTGGGAATGGCGGCACTCCTCGCGCTGAGCGCGTGTGGGGGAGAGGGGACGACGCCGGAGCCGTCGAGCTCCGGGGCTAGTCCCAGTGCTTCGCAGACCACCGAGTCGCCCTCCAGCTCTGAACCCCAGGAAGCCACGCCGGAACATCCGGCCCGCAACCTCACTCCGCCAGAGATGCCGGAAGAGGCCAAGGAGTTCACCGAAGAAGGATTCGCGGCGTTCATTGAGTACTGGTTCGAAGCGCAGAATTATGGAATTGCTACCGGTGACGGATCCTACGTAGAGGATGTCTCGCACGAGGAATGTCGCGGTTGTAACTCCGCCTTGGTGGTCATCGATGAGGTTGCCCAAGGTGGCGGGGAAGCATGGATTGTTGGTGGAACCATGCGAGCCACTGATGTGGTGTCAAAGCTTCACGGCGATGAATCGCAGATGCAGCGCGCGTATCTAACTTGGCGTCAGATCAACGGAGACGCATACAACGTCGACGGCTTAATGGAGGGTGGTCGCGATGTCATTACCGACGCTGTAGAACCGTTCATTTTCGAAGCCTATTACGCAGATGGTGGATGGACTGCTACTCGCATTGAGGCACGAGAGTCATGA
- a CDS encoding FUSC family protein yields MGLTDHLGRSARFAKRRIVVGSLRVRSSVWKILQITLCAVGAYWVAEELLGHQGPLFAATSAMIALGFGHDTHLRRTVEVAAGCTLGILVGDLLLHAVGAGVWQAAVVVFISLTIARFIDSGTIFSTQLGLQSLLVVLLPAPDGGVFTRSLDAVVGGLAALLVALLTPRNPRHEPSRQLETLFDDLASVLRECATAARTGDSTLAWHALVLARGTQKKVDALPPVLRGAREIATMSPAYRGQRGELKRIARVAEQTDLAVRNVRVLARRMASAITHGAVGTNDAEALSTFMDSLADAIAPLKGSVAETSAAARSRAEHQARVDLADCAAQLDPREFGVTGMECESIVMILRPMMVDLMEAAGMEPEEARGYLPTL; encoded by the coding sequence GTGGGATTGACTGACCATCTAGGCCGCAGCGCACGCTTCGCCAAGCGTCGCATAGTGGTGGGCTCGCTGCGGGTGAGGTCCTCGGTGTGGAAGATCCTGCAAATCACCCTGTGCGCCGTGGGCGCTTACTGGGTGGCGGAGGAGCTCTTGGGCCATCAGGGCCCGCTGTTCGCCGCGACGAGCGCCATGATTGCCCTGGGTTTTGGGCATGACACGCACCTGCGGCGCACCGTGGAGGTCGCTGCCGGCTGCACGCTCGGAATTCTGGTGGGGGATCTGCTCTTGCACGCGGTGGGCGCGGGCGTTTGGCAGGCCGCCGTCGTGGTGTTTATTTCCCTGACGATCGCCCGGTTTATCGATTCGGGCACCATTTTTAGTACGCAGCTGGGCCTGCAATCGCTGTTGGTGGTGTTGCTGCCGGCGCCCGACGGCGGCGTGTTCACCCGCAGCCTCGACGCCGTCGTCGGCGGTTTGGCCGCCTTGCTGGTGGCCTTGTTGACGCCGCGTAATCCGCGGCACGAGCCGTCGCGCCAGTTGGAGACGCTTTTTGATGACCTCGCGTCGGTGCTGCGGGAGTGTGCGACGGCGGCGCGCACGGGCGATTCGACGCTGGCCTGGCACGCCCTCGTTTTGGCACGGGGTACGCAGAAGAAGGTCGACGCCTTGCCGCCGGTGCTGCGGGGCGCGCGGGAGATCGCCACCATGTCCCCGGCGTATCGCGGGCAACGCGGTGAGCTGAAGCGTATTGCCCGGGTGGCTGAGCAGACGGATTTGGCGGTGCGCAATGTGCGCGTGCTGGCGCGGCGGATGGCTTCTGCGATCACGCATGGCGCGGTGGGGACCAATGATGCGGAGGCGCTGTCCACGTTTATGGACTCTCTGGCGGATGCCATCGCGCCGTTGAAGGGATCAGTGGCGGAAACGAGTGCGGCGGCGCGATCCCGGGCCGAGCATCAGGCGCGGGTCGATTTGGCGGACTGTGCAGCGCAGTTGGATCCTCGAGAGTTCGGGGTGACGGGGATGGAGTGCGAGTCGATCGTCATGATCTTGCGCCCCATGATGGTGGACCTCATGGAGGCCGCCGGCATGGAGCCGGAGGAGGCGCGCGGCTACCTGCCGACGCTGTAG